In the Mastacembelus armatus chromosome 2, fMasArm1.2, whole genome shotgun sequence genome, one interval contains:
- the mdh1b gene encoding putative malate dehydrogenase 1B isoform X2, which yields MSKFVLAGKTDCPHYAKAELLADALQRSLPNFRTHKIPIPPNQWMEWLEDTCKRNGWKHEKSPLVWRELVDQGGKGVLLGGFSDFLEHCQDYYSITSDMSTDIMLSVAAENLETSMDLIVEEQHRVSLIKPLHIWITSALCPTCHLLMPSLLSAEVFPHIAAISLHLLDLEGDEEGLQGLRMEMEDLALPLLHQVTIHTDLKQAFQEADVIILLDDWWRDGSDSERRNRNEAEKKKVKDISERYREYGQLIDARANKEVKVIVSGDAFVNLKCSILVDNARSIDFHHFVTMATQLENEARAIIAKKLKVRASDIADVIVWGNVSGVFHIDLQRAKVFNYDGAIKGPSFFSQSLFKIFHDRKWMETDFQDLVRCRRAAVTSKTRRVAAMSAANGILTILKAWNDICNPDEVFSLGVLCSGYYDLPDGSVLSVPVTLTGGKWSVFFDVTVGDKLKETLHFSAAELRGVWQVTTEDVAQYTLLQPQDVGALKNVSNSCFSFLAKRAWIRKLHVMIKEDN from the exons ATGTCAAAGTTTGTGCTCGCTG GAAAAACCGACTGTCCTCATTATGCCAAAGCGGAACTTTTAGCCGACGCTTTGCAGCGATCCCTGCCAAACTTCAGGACCCATAAGATCCCGATCCCCCCTAACCAATGGATG GAGTGGCTGGAGGACACCTGCAAAAGAAATGGATGGAAACACGAGAAGTCCCCGTTGGTTTGGAGGGAACTAGTGGACCAAGGGGGAAAGGGGGTGCTCTTAGGGGGCTTCAGTGACTTCTTAGAGCATTGTCAG GACTACTACAGCATAACATCAGACATGTCTACAGATATAATGCTAAGTGTTGCAGCAGAGAATCTGGAGACCAGCATGGACCTTATTGTGGAGGAGCAGCACCGTGTCAGTCTCATTAAGCCTCTTCATATATGGATCACAAG TGCTCTCTGTCCAACCTGCCATCTCCTGATGCCCAGTCTGCTCTCTGCTGAGGTCTTCCCCCACATTGCTGCAATCAGCCTCCACCTACTGGACCTTGAGGGGGATGAGGAGGGACTGCAAGGGCTGAGGATGGAGATGGAGGACCTGGCTCTCCCTCTGCTTCATCAG GTGACCATTCACACAGATTTAAAACAGGCGTTTCAAGAAGCAGATGTCATCATCCTGCTGGATGACTGGTGGCGTGATGGCAGCGACAGTGAGAGGAGGAATCGAAATGAGGCggaaaagaagaaagtaaaGGACATCTCAGAGCGGTACAGAGAGTATGGACAACTAATCGATGCAAGGGCCAACAAAGAAGTGAAAGTGATTGTGTCAGGTGACGCATTTGTCAACCTGAAATGCTCAATTCTTGTGGACAATGCACGCTCCATTGACTTCCACCACTTCGTCACTATGGCAACTCAGCTGGAGAATGAAGCCAGGGCCATAATTGCAAAGAAGCTGAAAGTGAGGGCATCAG ATATTGCAGATGTCATAGTGTGGGGAAATGTCAGTGGTGTTTTCCACATTGACCTGCAGAGGGCAAAGGTATTCAACTATGATGGGGCTATCAAAGGACCCTCATTCTTTTCGCAATCACTCTTCAAGATTTTCCATGACAG GAAATGGATGGAAACAGACTTTCAAGACTTGGTACGCTGTCGGCGCGCAGCTGTGACTTCAAAGACCCGTCGAGTAGCTGCCATGTCTGCAGCCAATGGGATCCTCACCATTCTAAAGGCGTGGAATGACATTTGTAATCCAGATGAGGTCTTTTCTCTGGGTGTACTTTGCTCAG GCTACTATGATCTCCCAGATGGCAGCGTCCTCTCAGTTCCAGTAACCTTAACAGGTGGTAAATGGTCTGTGTTCTTTGATGTGACCGTTGGCGACAAGCTGAAGGAGACACTTcacttttctgctgctgaactCAGGGGGGTATGGCAAGTTACAACAGAGGATGTTGCACAATATACACTTTTACAGCCACAAGATGTTGGTGCTCTCAAAAATGTCTCTAAcagctgtttctcttttctagCAAAAAGAGCTTGGATCAGAAAATTGCACGTTATGATAAAAGAAGACAATTGA
- the mdh1b gene encoding putative malate dehydrogenase 1B isoform X1, with amino-acid sequence MYIYIYKTCIFIICTVSGKTDCPHYAKAELLADALQRSLPNFRTHKIPIPPNQWMEWLEDTCKRNGWKHEKSPLVWRELVDQGGKGVLLGGFSDFLEHCQDYYSITSDMSTDIMLSVAAENLETSMDLIVEEQHRVSLIKPLHIWITSALCPTCHLLMPSLLSAEVFPHIAAISLHLLDLEGDEEGLQGLRMEMEDLALPLLHQVTIHTDLKQAFQEADVIILLDDWWRDGSDSERRNRNEAEKKKVKDISERYREYGQLIDARANKEVKVIVSGDAFVNLKCSILVDNARSIDFHHFVTMATQLENEARAIIAKKLKVRASDIADVIVWGNVSGVFHIDLQRAKVFNYDGAIKGPSFFSQSLFKIFHDRKWMETDFQDLVRCRRAAVTSKTRRVAAMSAANGILTILKAWNDICNPDEVFSLGVLCSGYYDLPDGSVLSVPVTLTGGKWSVFFDVTVGDKLKETLHFSAAELRGVWQVTTEDVAQYTLLQPQDVGALKNVSNSCFSFLAKRAWIRKLHVMIKEDN; translated from the exons atgtatatatatatatataaaacatgcaTATTTATAATTTGTACCGTTTCAGGAAAAACCGACTGTCCTCATTATGCCAAAGCGGAACTTTTAGCCGACGCTTTGCAGCGATCCCTGCCAAACTTCAGGACCCATAAGATCCCGATCCCCCCTAACCAATGGATG GAGTGGCTGGAGGACACCTGCAAAAGAAATGGATGGAAACACGAGAAGTCCCCGTTGGTTTGGAGGGAACTAGTGGACCAAGGGGGAAAGGGGGTGCTCTTAGGGGGCTTCAGTGACTTCTTAGAGCATTGTCAG GACTACTACAGCATAACATCAGACATGTCTACAGATATAATGCTAAGTGTTGCAGCAGAGAATCTGGAGACCAGCATGGACCTTATTGTGGAGGAGCAGCACCGTGTCAGTCTCATTAAGCCTCTTCATATATGGATCACAAG TGCTCTCTGTCCAACCTGCCATCTCCTGATGCCCAGTCTGCTCTCTGCTGAGGTCTTCCCCCACATTGCTGCAATCAGCCTCCACCTACTGGACCTTGAGGGGGATGAGGAGGGACTGCAAGGGCTGAGGATGGAGATGGAGGACCTGGCTCTCCCTCTGCTTCATCAG GTGACCATTCACACAGATTTAAAACAGGCGTTTCAAGAAGCAGATGTCATCATCCTGCTGGATGACTGGTGGCGTGATGGCAGCGACAGTGAGAGGAGGAATCGAAATGAGGCggaaaagaagaaagtaaaGGACATCTCAGAGCGGTACAGAGAGTATGGACAACTAATCGATGCAAGGGCCAACAAAGAAGTGAAAGTGATTGTGTCAGGTGACGCATTTGTCAACCTGAAATGCTCAATTCTTGTGGACAATGCACGCTCCATTGACTTCCACCACTTCGTCACTATGGCAACTCAGCTGGAGAATGAAGCCAGGGCCATAATTGCAAAGAAGCTGAAAGTGAGGGCATCAG ATATTGCAGATGTCATAGTGTGGGGAAATGTCAGTGGTGTTTTCCACATTGACCTGCAGAGGGCAAAGGTATTCAACTATGATGGGGCTATCAAAGGACCCTCATTCTTTTCGCAATCACTCTTCAAGATTTTCCATGACAG GAAATGGATGGAAACAGACTTTCAAGACTTGGTACGCTGTCGGCGCGCAGCTGTGACTTCAAAGACCCGTCGAGTAGCTGCCATGTCTGCAGCCAATGGGATCCTCACCATTCTAAAGGCGTGGAATGACATTTGTAATCCAGATGAGGTCTTTTCTCTGGGTGTACTTTGCTCAG GCTACTATGATCTCCCAGATGGCAGCGTCCTCTCAGTTCCAGTAACCTTAACAGGTGGTAAATGGTCTGTGTTCTTTGATGTGACCGTTGGCGACAAGCTGAAGGAGACACTTcacttttctgctgctgaactCAGGGGGGTATGGCAAGTTACAACAGAGGATGTTGCACAATATACACTTTTACAGCCACAAGATGTTGGTGCTCTCAAAAATGTCTCTAAcagctgtttctcttttctagCAAAAAGAGCTTGGATCAGAAAATTGCACGTTATGATAAAAGAAGACAATTGA
- the fastkd2 gene encoding FAST kinase domain-containing protein 2, mitochondrial, producing MAGWTESTGNVWKNMHAICQRRMSVLVVEEVLRWTMRLCGRGSQWQHLLITSVKHGSFPRRQLVHIWATRQRHTCLTRCGADSVRFYSQGGTHSDEVEEEEEEHLSLSTEIRSAESVPQQRYWKSPFMSGLQKCVSPSDVLDLTCQYAATHRQVSNCLTHMWSSTKKMSDEQRRYELQLMFEHPAFDKLLQNAMNGAWHMRIEDLAYSLLSMVNLGVPQRSRVIQTYLRTCQEKLNDFDEKSLSILASCLEHMESSPNVGALRDGIRLVVEIRLSGIKTVMALQTMMRLLGKDVPLGLKRKLEGKALSMTDQFSLPNAQYMISTMATMGFYSKPILNVCSKKIIENLHGIPFNRLQTVLHSCKELHYRDSDLLTGVSDYVASTLDIWSKKQVLLFLSVFESLVFCPTALLEAFAERTIANPDALTLKDLLCVLKVYSSLNHDLKHHRQQFLDGLSQALATYLPKMSMFELLKSVYCFCLLGHFPSPLLEQLLQSSTLEQCNNTASKFHKNLERMFQTVDLCLRLDRPPLPRPLSVHPSVLGDPAPSSTSVKLSLSQGLHSVLGDQAGTMLQEMVVVENVYVIDGVITKPLPSQTPVSEVREEQSPAESSLRIAVICASPSEFCYGTSNARGPLAVKIRHLKILGYSPVLVTDKELQSECDEKRTEFLREKIFPEHQSVDTEPKLEQLGP from the exons ATGGCAGGTTGGACAGAGAGCACTGGAAATGTATGGAAAAATATGCATGCAATCTGTCAG AGAAGAATGTCGGTCTTGGTTGTGGAGGAGGTCCTGAGGTGGACCATGCGCCTCTGCGGCCGCGGGTCTCAGTGGCAGCATCTTTTGATAACATCTGTCAAACACGGGTCTTTTCCTCGCAGACAGTTAGTGCACATCTGGGCCACAAGGCAAAGGCACACATGCCTGACCAGGTGCGGTGCAGACTCCGTGAGGTTTTATTCACAAGGTGGGACTCACAGTGATGaagtggaagaggaggaggaggagcaccTCTCACTGTCCACTGAGATCAGGTCTGCTGAGTCTGTCCCACAGCAGAGATACTGGAAGTCCCCTTTCATGAGCGGGCTGCAAAAGTGTGTCTCTCCATCAGACGTGTTAGACCTCACCTGTCAGTACGCAGCTACACATCGACAGGTCAGCAACTGCTTGACCCACATGTGGTCCAGCACCAAGAAGATGTCAGATGAGCAGCGGCGCTatgagctgcagctgatgtttgAGCATCCTGCATTTGATAAACTCCTGCAAAATGCTATGAACGGTGCTTGGCACATGCGCATTGAGGACTTGGCTTACTCTCTCCTAAGTATGGTCAATCTGGGTGTGCCTCAACGTAGCCGTGTGATCCAGACTTACCTCCGAACCTGCCAG GAGAAACTGAACGACTTTGATGAGAAGAGCCTGTCCATCCTGGCCTCCTGTCTGGAGCACATGGAGAGCAGTCCCAATGTTGGTGCCCTTAGGGACGGCATAAG GTTGGTAGTTGAAATCCGTCTTTCTGGCATCAAGACTGTAATGGCCCTCCAGACCATGATGCGTCTGTTGGGGAAGGATGTCCCACTGGGTCTGAAGCGAAAACTAGAG GGTAAAGCTTTGTCAATGACAGACCAGTTCAGCCTTCCCAATGCCCAATACATGATTTCCACTATGGCCACAATGGGATTTTACTCCAAACCAATTCTGAATGTCTGCAGTAAGAAGATCATAG AAAACCTCCATGGAATCCCCTTCAACAGACTGCAAACAGTGCTGCATTCATGTAAGGAGCTGCACTACAGAGACTCAGACCTGCTCACTGGTGTTTCAGACTATGTCGCCTCCACACTAGATATATGGAGCAAGAAACAG GtgctcctctttctgtctgtgtttgagtcCCTGGTCTTCTGTCCCACTGCTTTATTGGAGGCGTTTGCTGAGAGGACGATCGCCAACCCAGACGCCCTGACACTCAAAGACCTGCTCTGTGTCCTGAAGGTGTACTCCTCTCTCAACCACGATCTGAAGCACCACAGACAACA GTTCCTGGATGGTCTCAGCCAGGCTCTGGCCACCTATCTGCCCAAGATGTCCATGTTTGAGCTATTAAAgtcagtttattgtttttgtctacTGGGCCACTTCCCCTCTCCATTACTGGAGCAACTCTTGCAGAGCAGCACTCTGGAGCAGTGTAACAATACAG cGTCAAAGTTTCACAAGAACCTGGAAAGAATGTTTCAGACAGTAGACTTGTGCCTCCGTCTTGACCGTCCTCCTCTCCCTCGGCCCTTGAGTGTCCACCCATCGGTTCTTGGAGACCCCGCACCCAGCAGCACGTCAGTCAAGCTCAGTCTCTCACAGGGCCTGCATAGTGTGCTGGGAGATCAGGCAGGCACAATGTTAcaggagatggtggtggtggagaacGTCTATGTCATAG ATGGTGTGATAACCAAACCTCTGCCAAGCCAAACTCCCGTTAGTGAAGTGAGAGAAGAGCAGTCTCCAGCAGAGAGCAGTCTAAG AATTGCAGTAATTTGTGCTTCACCCTCGGAATTTTGTTATGGTACGTCCAATGCCCGTGGTCCCTTAGCGGTGAAGATTCGCCATCTGAAGATCCTGGGATACAGCCCTGTCCTG GTAACGGATAAGGAGCTGCAGTCTGAGTGTGACGAAAAGAGGACGGAGTTCCTCAGGGAGAAGATTTTTCCAGAACACCAGAGTGTAGACACAGAACCTAAACTGGAGCAACTGGGACCTTGA
- the mdh1b gene encoding putative malate dehydrogenase 1B isoform X3, with the protein MYIYIYKTCIFIICTVSGKTDCPHYAKAELLADALQRSLPNFRTHKIPIPPNQWMEWLEDTCKRNGWKHEKSPLVWRELVDQGGKGVLLGGFSDFLEHCQDYYSITSDMSTDIMLSVAAENLETSMDLIVEEQHRVSLIKPLHIWITSALCPTCHLLMPSLLSAEVFPHIAAISLHLLDLEGDEEGLQGLRMEMEDLALPLLHQVTIHTDLKQAFQEADVIILLDDWWRDGSDSERRNRNEAEKKKVKDISERYREYGQLIDARANKEVKVIVSGDAFVNLKCSILVDNARSIDFHHFVTMATQLENEARAIIAKKLKVRASDIADVIVWGNVSGVFHIDLQRAKVFNYDGAIKGPSFFSQSLFKIFHDRKWMETDFQDLVRCRRAAVTSKTRRVAAMSAANGILTILKAWNDICNPDEVFSLGVLCSGYYDLPDGSVLSVPVTLTGGKWSVFFDVTVGDKLKETLHFSAAELRGQKELGSENCTL; encoded by the exons atgtatatatatatatataaaacatgcaTATTTATAATTTGTACCGTTTCAGGAAAAACCGACTGTCCTCATTATGCCAAAGCGGAACTTTTAGCCGACGCTTTGCAGCGATCCCTGCCAAACTTCAGGACCCATAAGATCCCGATCCCCCCTAACCAATGGATG GAGTGGCTGGAGGACACCTGCAAAAGAAATGGATGGAAACACGAGAAGTCCCCGTTGGTTTGGAGGGAACTAGTGGACCAAGGGGGAAAGGGGGTGCTCTTAGGGGGCTTCAGTGACTTCTTAGAGCATTGTCAG GACTACTACAGCATAACATCAGACATGTCTACAGATATAATGCTAAGTGTTGCAGCAGAGAATCTGGAGACCAGCATGGACCTTATTGTGGAGGAGCAGCACCGTGTCAGTCTCATTAAGCCTCTTCATATATGGATCACAAG TGCTCTCTGTCCAACCTGCCATCTCCTGATGCCCAGTCTGCTCTCTGCTGAGGTCTTCCCCCACATTGCTGCAATCAGCCTCCACCTACTGGACCTTGAGGGGGATGAGGAGGGACTGCAAGGGCTGAGGATGGAGATGGAGGACCTGGCTCTCCCTCTGCTTCATCAG GTGACCATTCACACAGATTTAAAACAGGCGTTTCAAGAAGCAGATGTCATCATCCTGCTGGATGACTGGTGGCGTGATGGCAGCGACAGTGAGAGGAGGAATCGAAATGAGGCggaaaagaagaaagtaaaGGACATCTCAGAGCGGTACAGAGAGTATGGACAACTAATCGATGCAAGGGCCAACAAAGAAGTGAAAGTGATTGTGTCAGGTGACGCATTTGTCAACCTGAAATGCTCAATTCTTGTGGACAATGCACGCTCCATTGACTTCCACCACTTCGTCACTATGGCAACTCAGCTGGAGAATGAAGCCAGGGCCATAATTGCAAAGAAGCTGAAAGTGAGGGCATCAG ATATTGCAGATGTCATAGTGTGGGGAAATGTCAGTGGTGTTTTCCACATTGACCTGCAGAGGGCAAAGGTATTCAACTATGATGGGGCTATCAAAGGACCCTCATTCTTTTCGCAATCACTCTTCAAGATTTTCCATGACAG GAAATGGATGGAAACAGACTTTCAAGACTTGGTACGCTGTCGGCGCGCAGCTGTGACTTCAAAGACCCGTCGAGTAGCTGCCATGTCTGCAGCCAATGGGATCCTCACCATTCTAAAGGCGTGGAATGACATTTGTAATCCAGATGAGGTCTTTTCTCTGGGTGTACTTTGCTCAG GCTACTATGATCTCCCAGATGGCAGCGTCCTCTCAGTTCCAGTAACCTTAACAGGTGGTAAATGGTCTGTGTTCTTTGATGTGACCGTTGGCGACAAGCTGAAGGAGACACTTcacttttctgctgctgaactCAGGGGG CAAAAAGAGCTTGGATCAGAAAATTGCACGTTATGA